In Mongoliitalea daihaiensis, one DNA window encodes the following:
- the sucC gene encoding ADP-forming succinate--CoA ligase subunit beta has protein sequence MNIHEYQAKELLKSYGVKIQEGIVADTPEAALEAAKKLNAETGTSWYVIKAQIHAGGRGKGKVKETGSNGVVLAKKLEDVSTKAADILGGTLVTIQTGEEGKKVNKILVAEDVYYPGASEPKEYYLSILLDRAKGCNVIMASTEGGMDIEEVAENHPEKIIKEWIDPKLGLQGFQTRKIAFKLGLEGNAFKEMVKFITSLYNAYVGSDSSQFEINPVLKTSDDKILAVDAKVNIDDNALYRHKDLADLRDLAEEDPLEVEAGKSGLNYVKLDGNVGCMVNGAGLAMATMDMIKLSGGEPANFLDVGGGANATTVEAGFRIILQDPNVKAILINVFGGIVRCDRIANGVVEAYKSIGDIQVPIIVRLQGTNAEEGARIIDESGLKVASAITLKEAAEKVRAAISA, from the coding sequence ATGAATATACACGAATATCAAGCAAAAGAACTTTTGAAAAGCTATGGGGTTAAAATTCAGGAAGGTATCGTTGCAGATACGCCAGAAGCAGCCTTAGAAGCAGCAAAGAAGCTTAATGCAGAAACGGGAACTTCCTGGTACGTAATCAAAGCTCAAATCCACGCAGGTGGTAGAGGTAAAGGTAAAGTAAAGGAAACTGGATCAAATGGTGTGGTATTGGCGAAGAAGTTGGAAGATGTTTCTACAAAAGCTGCCGACATCCTTGGAGGAACCTTGGTAACTATCCAAACTGGTGAAGAAGGTAAAAAAGTAAATAAAATTTTGGTTGCTGAGGATGTATATTATCCAGGAGCATCTGAGCCTAAAGAATATTATTTGTCTATCTTATTGGACAGAGCCAAAGGTTGTAATGTGATCATGGCTTCCACTGAAGGTGGAATGGACATCGAAGAAGTAGCGGAAAACCATCCTGAGAAAATCATCAAGGAGTGGATTGACCCTAAATTAGGTCTTCAAGGTTTCCAAACAAGAAAAATTGCTTTCAAACTTGGTCTTGAAGGCAATGCATTCAAAGAGATGGTGAAATTTATTACATCCCTTTACAATGCCTATGTTGGGTCTGATTCTTCCCAATTTGAGATAAACCCTGTATTAAAGACATCCGATGACAAAATTTTAGCTGTAGATGCTAAAGTAAACATAGATGACAATGCACTTTACAGACATAAAGATTTAGCAGATCTTAGAGATTTAGCTGAAGAAGATCCCTTGGAAGTAGAGGCTGGTAAATCAGGCTTGAATTATGTAAAATTGGATGGTAATGTGGGCTGTATGGTAAATGGTGCCGGTCTAGCTATGGCTACTATGGATATGATTAAATTATCCGGTGGTGAGCCTGCCAACTTCTTAGATGTGGGAGGTGGTGCCAATGCTACCACAGTTGAAGCTGGATTTAGAATTATTTTACAAGATCCTAATGTAAAGGCTATCTTGATCAATGTCTTCGGTGGTATAGTGAGATGTGACAGAATTGCTAACGGTGTAGTAGAAGCATATAAGTCAATTGGAGATATTCAAGTCCCTATCATCGTTCGTCTTCAAGGTACAAATGCAGAAGAAGGAGCTCGAATCATTGATGAGTCAGGCTTGAAAGTTGCTTCCGCAATTACGCTCAAAGAAGCTGCTGAAAAAGTGAGAGCAGCTATTTCTGCCTAA
- a CDS encoding universal stress protein → MKKILVPTDFSTCANAAVDYAFAIGKKLQSELLFLHIVITPVDWSKLRKDQEELFPETKERIAKAKTELSELVKKAEKEGLTAKKLLVFYDGNEKIHHYVKSENVDLVIMGSHGQYGFKEHILGTNTYSMIRRSEVPVIIVKENNPKTDLETIVFATNFKEETGKSFQATERLAEALKAKLKILFVNTPTYFLETDDIYNIGKSYLEEFGTYNHEIEIYDAFKEERGIIQYATKIKGDGIAAITYGKSDLMQYFSPSITENLIAMTELPVISIRVKK, encoded by the coding sequence ATGAAAAAAATACTCGTCCCTACCGACTTTTCCACTTGCGCAAATGCGGCAGTGGACTATGCATTTGCCATAGGCAAAAAGCTTCAAAGTGAGTTGTTATTTCTTCATATCGTAATCACTCCAGTAGATTGGAGTAAGTTGAGAAAAGATCAAGAAGAATTATTCCCAGAAACCAAAGAGCGCATCGCAAAGGCAAAAACAGAACTTAGTGAGCTCGTTAAAAAAGCTGAAAAAGAAGGATTAACTGCCAAGAAATTACTCGTGTTTTATGATGGAAACGAAAAAATCCATCACTATGTTAAGTCTGAAAATGTAGATCTTGTAATTATGGGCTCTCATGGCCAATATGGCTTCAAAGAGCATATTTTAGGCACAAATACTTACTCTATGATTCGTCGCTCTGAGGTGCCTGTAATCATCGTCAAAGAAAACAACCCTAAAACGGATCTTGAAACGATCGTGTTTGCTACAAACTTCAAGGAAGAGACAGGAAAAAGTTTTCAAGCTACTGAACGCTTAGCAGAAGCATTGAAGGCGAAATTAAAAATCTTGTTTGTGAATACCCCAACTTACTTCCTAGAAACAGACGATATATACAATATAGGTAAGTCGTATCTTGAAGAGTTTGGAACCTACAACCATGAAATTGAAATTTATGATGCCTTTAAGGAAGAGCGGGGAATCATTCAGTATGCTACAAAAATCAAAGGAGACGGTATCGCCGCCATCACGTATGGCAAATCCGATTTAATGCAATATTTCTCTCCTAGCATTACAGAAAACCTAATTGCCATGACAGAACTTCCTGTAATCAGCATACGAGTAAAAAAATAA
- a CDS encoding DUF3078 domain-containing protein — MRKMTFIILCVFFVGGLQAQEDAGVSEARDTTYWDSEFSVGFNFNQASFSGNWKAGGVNSIAFGSIATGKANYAKDKFSWDNQLELIYGVVKNEGQDFRKSNDRIFFDSKVGYKINEKWAYFSSVNFITQFTDGFDFSGPENRLISGFFAPAFLTTGFGLEYKPNKDFALRLAPVSPRFTFVSNPDIITNVPENYGVPAGQTVRTEWLAFQLFATYNKKISENLTINSRYQLFANYETLAFNTIDHRLDFTVIAKITKYVDVTFTSINVYDIDMDPGIQFSQALAMGILYKVSNKK, encoded by the coding sequence ATGAGAAAAATGACATTCATTATTTTATGCGTATTCTTCGTAGGAGGTCTACAAGCCCAAGAGGATGCAGGAGTTTCAGAAGCTAGAGACACTACGTATTGGGATTCAGAATTCAGTGTTGGTTTTAACTTTAATCAGGCATCTTTTAGCGGCAATTGGAAAGCAGGAGGGGTCAATTCTATTGCATTTGGTTCCATAGCTACAGGGAAAGCAAATTATGCGAAGGATAAGTTTTCATGGGATAATCAACTGGAATTAATCTATGGGGTAGTGAAAAATGAAGGACAAGATTTTAGAAAGTCAAATGACCGTATCTTCTTCGATTCCAAAGTAGGGTATAAAATCAATGAGAAATGGGCATATTTTTCCTCTGTTAATTTTATTACTCAGTTTACAGATGGGTTTGATTTTTCAGGCCCTGAAAATCGATTGATATCAGGGTTTTTTGCGCCAGCATTTCTTACGACTGGTTTTGGTTTGGAATATAAGCCGAATAAAGATTTCGCCCTGCGATTAGCACCAGTTTCGCCAAGATTTACCTTTGTCAGCAATCCTGATATCATCACAAATGTTCCTGAAAATTATGGAGTTCCTGCAGGTCAGACCGTTAGAACTGAGTGGCTTGCATTTCAATTATTTGCTACATACAATAAAAAGATTTCCGAAAATTTGACTATCAATTCACGGTACCAATTATTTGCCAATTATGAGACATTAGCATTTAATACTATTGATCATCGATTGGACTTTACCGTGATAGCAAAAATTACTAAATATGTGGATGTTACCTTTACAAGTATTAATGTCTATGATATTGATATGGATCCTGGAATTCAATTTTCGCAAGCGCTAGCAATGGGTATTTTATACAAAGTCAGTAATAAAAAATAG
- a CDS encoding DUF4136 domain-containing protein, translated as MKKLLILTLFLGACSSIDIFKEKMEVRPIPLYQTFVIVNQEAKIAGFQDNFLDAIASSGLQNFLEEQGMVYDQTNPDVVIRYTSNQDPRQKDTYNYPIMPMWGMRVWDPWMFDPMWNNRMNPVTTKNYELFQFIVDFIDPKQEKLVIRITAVTETSNPKEQQKKLEKSVNLVGKAYLEHINNQPKR; from the coding sequence ATGAAAAAACTACTCATTCTCACACTATTCTTAGGTGCATGCAGCTCAATTGATATCTTTAAAGAAAAGATGGAAGTTAGGCCTATCCCACTGTACCAAACATTTGTGATCGTAAACCAAGAAGCAAAAATTGCAGGATTTCAGGATAACTTCTTAGACGCTATTGCTTCAAGTGGTCTCCAAAACTTTCTTGAAGAACAAGGAATGGTATATGATCAAACCAACCCCGATGTGGTCATTCGCTACACCTCTAACCAAGACCCTAGACAAAAAGACACATACAATTATCCAATCATGCCCATGTGGGGTATGCGGGTTTGGGATCCTTGGATGTTTGACCCCATGTGGAATAATCGCATGAATCCAGTGACTACCAAAAATTATGAACTGTTCCAGTTTATCGTCGATTTCATTGATCCAAAGCAAGAGAAACTCGTGATTCGTATTACGGCAGTAACCGAAACCTCTAATCCAAAAGAACAACAGAAAAAATTAGAAAAATCTGTAAATCTAGTCGGGAAAGCTTATCTTGAACATATCAACAATCAACCCAAAAGATAA
- a CDS encoding DUF962 domain-containing protein, whose amino-acid sequence MATERIKSLKEFYPYYLSEHQNPTCRKLHFIGTALVFLTLFIAIFTANAWILFLIPVIGYGFAWVGHFFYEKNKPATFQYPFYSLASDFILFFELLIGKQRFSPDN is encoded by the coding sequence ATGGCAACAGAACGTATTAAATCCCTGAAAGAATTTTATCCCTATTACCTCAGTGAACATCAAAATCCAACCTGTAGAAAACTACATTTTATAGGTACTGCACTGGTCTTTTTAACCCTTTTTATAGCAATATTTACAGCTAATGCATGGATTCTATTTCTGATTCCTGTGATTGGTTATGGATTTGCCTGGGTAGGACATTTCTTTTATGAAAAAAATAAACCTGCCACTTTTCAATACCCATTTTACAGTTTAGCATCTGATTTTATACTTTTTTTCGAACTTTTAATTGGGAAGCAAAGGTTTTCACCTGATAATTAA
- a CDS encoding response regulator, protein MLKIVLIDDDPISTFVTEKLISKNITLPHKIYKYQSASEALREVSQIIPNVLFLDLNMPEMTGWDFLEEFEPSNYRPDVYILSSSVDERDINKAANYTLVKQYLSKPLIKKYIKNIFN, encoded by the coding sequence ATGTTAAAGATAGTTCTAATTGATGATGACCCAATCAGCACTTTTGTGACTGAAAAATTGATATCCAAGAATATCACGCTTCCGCACAAAATTTATAAGTACCAAAGTGCCTCGGAGGCTTTAAGGGAAGTTTCTCAAATTATTCCGAATGTTTTATTTCTGGATTTAAATATGCCGGAAATGACAGGTTGGGATTTTTTAGAGGAATTCGAGCCTTCAAACTATCGTCCAGATGTTTATATATTAAGTAGCTCTGTTGATGAAAGAGATATTAATAAAGCGGCCAATTATACATTGGTGAAGCAATATCTTTCAAAACCTTTGATAAAAAAGTACATCAAGAACATTTTTAATTAA
- a CDS encoding peptide MFS transporter, whose amino-acid sequence MKNQQLDLFPGPTLFGHPKGLMTLFFTEMWERFSYYGMRALLILFMTAAIADGGLGFDDKTSGAIYGLYTMGVYLFALPGGWFADRLLGLKKSVWYGGVIIAIGHFTMALPGLMEWVSPSTEVKESLSSLDTNSFFLGLILIVLGTGLLKPNISSIVGQLYPAGSSKRDAGFSIFYMGINLGAFIAPIACSTMAIYDWHLGFGLAGLGMVIGLIQYKLTGGSLNGYGEEVSFVSPEELREKDKLKRIALIGVAVFSFTLVLLFAGLIPIDVAVVAKASGNIIAAVAILYLGYVIFFGGLDLSDQKKVGVIAILFLFSALFWSGFEQAGSTLNLFAERFTDRNLMGWEIPAGYFQSVNSLFIILFAPFFGALWVWLGRRNLEPSSPLKFAFGLLLLGMGFLVMYFAAKIAASGDLAAPTWLIFTYMLHTFGELSLSPVGLSLVTKLAPAQYGGQMMGIWFLSVSLGNLIAGLIAGEASGGTDEALAQMPSQYLMIVATTVGTGLLLLLLSKPIRKMMGDVH is encoded by the coding sequence ATGAAAAATCAGCAACTTGATTTATTTCCTGGCCCAACATTATTTGGCCATCCGAAAGGTTTGATGACTTTATTTTTTACTGAAATGTGGGAGCGATTCAGTTATTATGGAATGCGGGCACTTTTAATCCTATTTATGACAGCCGCCATAGCCGATGGTGGCTTAGGGTTTGATGATAAAACTTCGGGAGCAATTTATGGATTGTACACCATGGGGGTTTATCTTTTTGCCTTACCCGGGGGGTGGTTTGCAGACCGATTATTAGGTTTGAAAAAATCAGTATGGTACGGCGGTGTAATTATTGCCATTGGGCATTTCACCATGGCCTTACCGGGGTTAATGGAATGGGTTTCTCCTAGTACGGAGGTGAAAGAGTCGCTTTCTTCTTTAGATACCAACTCATTCTTCTTAGGACTTATTTTGATAGTACTTGGTACAGGGCTTTTAAAACCAAATATCAGTTCCATTGTAGGACAGTTGTATCCTGCTGGTAGCTCAAAAAGAGATGCTGGATTCTCTATATTTTACATGGGGATCAATTTAGGAGCATTTATTGCTCCAATAGCTTGCAGTACCATGGCTATCTATGATTGGCATTTAGGGTTTGGGTTAGCGGGTTTGGGAATGGTCATAGGCCTAATTCAATACAAGTTAACTGGAGGGTCTCTCAATGGTTACGGAGAAGAGGTTTCTTTTGTTAGTCCAGAGGAATTGAGAGAAAAAGATAAGCTTAAACGAATAGCTTTAATTGGAGTAGCTGTATTTTCTTTCACATTAGTTTTGTTGTTTGCAGGATTGATTCCCATTGACGTAGCCGTTGTAGCCAAGGCTTCGGGCAACATCATTGCCGCTGTAGCAATCCTATACTTAGGTTATGTGATTTTCTTCGGTGGACTAGATCTAAGTGATCAAAAGAAAGTTGGGGTCATTGCTATTCTTTTTCTATTTTCAGCGTTGTTTTGGTCAGGTTTTGAACAAGCTGGATCAACCTTAAATCTATTTGCGGAACGTTTTACCGATAGGAATTTAATGGGTTGGGAAATTCCTGCTGGATATTTTCAGTCGGTGAATTCTTTATTTATTATTTTATTTGCTCCTTTTTTTGGGGCGCTGTGGGTTTGGTTGGGTAGGAGGAATTTAGAACCAAGTTCACCACTCAAATTTGCCTTTGGACTACTTCTTTTGGGTATGGGTTTTTTAGTCATGTATTTTGCAGCTAAAATTGCAGCTTCAGGAGATTTGGCTGCGCCTACATGGTTGATTTTCACATACATGCTCCATACTTTTGGTGAATTGAGTTTGAGCCCTGTCGGATTAAGTTTAGTGACTAAATTGGCTCCAGCACAATACGGCGGGCAAATGATGGGTATTTGGTTCCTATCTGTTTCATTAGGAAATCTAATAGCTGGACTGATTGCAGGAGAGGCAAGTGGTGGAACAGATGAGGCCTTAGCACAAATGCCAAGTCAATATTTGATGATTGTGGCTACGACCGTTGGCACGGGTCTTTTGTTATTGTTACTAAGTAAACCTATTCGAAAAATGATGGGCGATGTGCATTAA
- the pckA gene encoding phosphoenolpyruvate carboxykinase (ATP) has product METQDLLLQNTTQKLSSLGIQTSKHVFWNLTPAELVEHSLQNDEGKLTDVGALMADTGEFTGRSPKDRFIVLDEQTKDSVWWGDINIPISEEKFDILHQKMLLFLEQKDLYARQAFAGVDPRYRLNLTVVNTLAWHNLFCNNMFLRPSKEELDHFVSDFTIICAPEFEADPETDGTRQKNFAIINFTKRILLIGGTAYAGEMKKGIFSILNYILPYQHQVLSMHCSANKGANGDTAVFFGLSGTGKTTLSADPKRALIGDDEHAWTEDSVFNFEGGCYAKVIDLSREKEPQIWDAIKFGAIVENTRFYSGTRTVDYTNKEVTENTRTSYPIDHISNALIPSEAGIPKNIFFLTADAFGVIPPISKLNKSQAMYHFISGYTAKVAGTEVGITEPKTTFSACFGAAFLPLHPTQYAALFGEKMEKHQVNVWLVNTGWTGGPYGVGNRMKLAYTRAMITAALEGDLDNVGYRKHSVFGVGIPETCPNVPDEVLSPRATWDDKIAYDKKARELGAAFIQNFEKYKDFASEDILAGAPNL; this is encoded by the coding sequence ATGGAAACACAAGATTTACTTCTTCAAAACACCACTCAGAAACTTTCATCTTTAGGCATCCAGACTTCTAAACATGTGTTTTGGAACCTCACTCCTGCCGAGCTTGTAGAACATTCACTTCAAAATGACGAAGGAAAATTAACCGATGTAGGGGCCTTGATGGCTGATACAGGAGAGTTTACTGGAAGATCTCCAAAAGATCGCTTTATTGTACTAGATGAACAAACCAAGGACTCTGTATGGTGGGGTGATATCAATATTCCCATTAGTGAAGAAAAGTTTGACATTCTCCACCAAAAGATGTTACTCTTTTTAGAACAGAAAGATTTGTACGCCCGACAAGCTTTTGCGGGTGTTGACCCACGATACAGGCTCAACTTGACAGTTGTGAACACACTAGCTTGGCACAATTTATTTTGTAACAACATGTTTCTTCGCCCCAGCAAAGAGGAACTTGATCATTTTGTAAGTGACTTCACTATTATTTGTGCCCCAGAATTTGAAGCAGATCCCGAAACAGATGGCACGAGACAAAAGAACTTTGCTATCATTAATTTTACCAAGCGAATACTATTGATTGGGGGTACCGCTTATGCCGGTGAAATGAAGAAAGGAATTTTCTCAATCCTCAATTACATTTTACCGTATCAACACCAAGTACTTTCCATGCATTGTTCTGCTAATAAAGGAGCAAACGGAGATACGGCCGTTTTCTTTGGACTATCCGGGACAGGTAAAACCACCCTTTCTGCTGATCCCAAAAGAGCTTTAATCGGAGATGATGAACACGCTTGGACAGAAGATTCAGTCTTTAATTTTGAAGGGGGATGTTATGCAAAAGTAATCGATCTCAGTAGGGAGAAAGAACCCCAAATATGGGATGCTATCAAATTTGGCGCCATTGTGGAAAACACCCGATTCTATTCAGGGACTAGAACTGTGGATTATACAAATAAGGAAGTTACAGAAAATACCCGTACCTCCTATCCTATTGACCATATTTCTAATGCGCTGATCCCATCAGAGGCTGGCATTCCTAAAAATATTTTCTTCTTGACGGCAGATGCATTCGGAGTTATCCCACCGATTTCAAAATTGAACAAAAGTCAAGCGATGTATCATTTTATTTCGGGATACACTGCTAAAGTGGCGGGAACCGAGGTGGGCATTACGGAGCCTAAAACCACATTTTCTGCATGTTTTGGTGCTGCTTTCCTTCCATTGCATCCTACACAATATGCGGCCTTATTTGGTGAAAAAATGGAAAAACATCAAGTAAATGTTTGGCTCGTAAATACAGGTTGGACCGGTGGTCCTTATGGAGTAGGAAACCGTATGAAGCTTGCCTACACCCGCGCAATGATTACTGCCGCCTTAGAAGGAGATCTAGACAATGTTGGCTACCGTAAGCACAGTGTTTTTGGAGTCGGTATACCAGAAACATGTCCCAATGTACCAGATGAAGTCTTAAGTCCACGAGCAACTTGGGATGACAAAATAGCGTATGATAAAAAGGCGCGTGAATTGGGTGCTGCATTTATACAGAATTTTGAGAAGTACAAAGACTTTGCAAGTGAAGACATCCTGGCAGGTGCTCCAAACCTATAA
- a CDS encoding peptidylprolyl isomerase yields the protein MKTAEIHTAKGVMKVEFYEKDAPKTVENFVTLAQKGFYDGLTFHRVIPNFVIQGGCPIGNGAGGPGYKINCELTGDNQYHDRGVLSMAHAGRNTGGSQFFICHSRTNTSHLDRNHTCFGKVVEGLEVIDAIKAGDVIEKIVVSEA from the coding sequence ATGAAAACAGCAGAAATACACACCGCTAAAGGTGTCATGAAAGTGGAGTTTTACGAAAAAGATGCTCCTAAAACCGTTGAAAATTTTGTGACACTTGCTCAAAAAGGGTTTTACGATGGATTAACTTTCCATCGAGTTATTCCGAATTTCGTAATCCAAGGAGGTTGTCCTATCGGAAATGGTGCTGGTGGACCGGGTTACAAAATCAACTGTGAATTGACCGGAGATAATCAGTACCATGACCGTGGTGTCTTATCCATGGCCCATGCAGGAAGAAATACAGGGGGTTCCCAGTTTTTTATCTGTCATAGCCGCACTAACACTAGTCACTTGGATAGAAACCACACTTGCTTTGGCAAAGTAGTGGAAGGTTTGGAAGTGATTGATGCTATCAAAGCAGGCGATGTTATTGAGAAAATCGTAGTCAGTGAAGCGTAA
- a CDS encoding NupC/NupG family nucleoside CNT transporter produces MDYFRGLIGIIVLLLVAFLFSANKRAVDWRLVGIGVVLQAIFGFLITKVAFVARIFSAVSEAFVKFLSFSEDGAIFIFGDLATNTFGFIFAFKVLPTIIFFSTVSSGLYYLGVLQKVVFGIAWVMSRTMRLSGPESLSAAGNIFLGQTEAPLLVRPFIPTMTRSELMCLMTGGMATIAGGVLAGYVAFLGGDSLEEQTKFAAYLLGASIMNAPAAIVMSKIMIPETDKEVVNDKLEVSQENMGVNLIDAMSIGASEGLKLALNVGGMLLAFIAVIAALNYILSGVIGEHTGLNAWVVSSTNGQFNGFSLEYILGNIFRAFAWVIGVEWSETLQVGSLLGQKTVINEFVAYLSLADMKMADSLSPKSVVIATYALCGFSNFSSIAIQVGGIGSIAPNQQGNLSKLGMRALLAATLACLMTATIAGALFG; encoded by the coding sequence ATGGATTATTTCAGAGGTCTGATTGGTATTATAGTGCTCCTTTTGGTAGCATTTTTGTTTTCAGCCAATAAAAGGGCTGTTGACTGGAGGCTTGTAGGAATTGGAGTTGTTTTACAAGCAATTTTTGGTTTTTTGATAACCAAAGTTGCGTTCGTAGCACGTATTTTCTCAGCTGTTAGTGAGGCATTTGTTAAGTTTTTGAGCTTTTCTGAAGATGGCGCAATATTTATATTTGGAGATTTAGCCACCAATACCTTTGGTTTTATTTTCGCTTTCAAGGTACTGCCCACAATTATCTTCTTTTCGACTGTATCCTCGGGCTTGTACTATTTGGGAGTCTTGCAAAAAGTAGTGTTTGGGATTGCTTGGGTAATGTCCCGTACTATGCGATTATCAGGGCCAGAGAGTTTATCAGCAGCGGGTAATATATTCTTAGGACAAACAGAGGCCCCCTTACTGGTCCGTCCATTTATTCCAACAATGACCCGTTCCGAACTCATGTGTTTGATGACTGGAGGTATGGCTACCATAGCAGGGGGAGTTTTAGCGGGCTATGTAGCTTTTTTGGGAGGTGATAGTTTAGAGGAGCAGACAAAATTTGCTGCCTATCTCTTAGGTGCAAGTATCATGAATGCTCCAGCAGCGATTGTGATGTCTAAAATCATGATTCCTGAAACCGATAAAGAAGTTGTCAATGATAAATTGGAGGTTAGTCAGGAAAACATGGGTGTGAATTTGATTGATGCTATGTCTATTGGTGCATCAGAGGGTTTAAAGTTAGCGCTAAATGTTGGTGGTATGCTTTTAGCTTTTATCGCTGTCATTGCTGCTTTGAACTATATTTTATCAGGAGTCATTGGAGAACACACCGGCTTGAACGCTTGGGTGGTCAGTAGCACGAATGGTCAATTTAATGGATTTTCACTTGAGTATATTTTAGGAAATATTTTCAGAGCTTTTGCTTGGGTGATCGGAGTGGAATGGAGCGAAACCTTACAAGTAGGCTCTCTCTTAGGCCAAAAGACGGTCATCAATGAGTTTGTAGCTTACTTAAGTTTAGCCGATATGAAAATGGCAGATTCGTTATCGCCAAAGTCCGTGGTCATTGCAACGTATGCCTTATGTGGATTTTCAAACTTTAGTTCAATCGCTATTCAAGTAGGAGGTATTGGAAGCATTGCACCCAATCAGCAGGGAAATCTCTCTAAATTGGGTATGCGAGCGTTGTTGGCAGCCACACTAGCTTGTTTGATGACTGCTACGATCGCAGGAGCTTTGTTTGGATAA
- a CDS encoding bifunctional nuclease family protein: MDQEIELEILGLTSNHSQSGSFTLVMGEVGGTRRLPIVIGMFEAQAIAIEIEKIIPNRPMTHDLFKSFSSNFNFKIDHILISDMREGVFYAKIICRSGSKIVEIDSRPSDAIAIAVRFDSPVYCISKVMEEAGLESNDEEEKKKEESKVSSRKSESSKSSDGLKDFSLDKLNQLLEKAIHDEDYERAARIRDEINRRN; the protein is encoded by the coding sequence GTGGATCAAGAAATTGAACTTGAAATTCTTGGATTAACATCTAATCACTCCCAATCGGGGTCATTCACTCTTGTGATGGGAGAGGTTGGAGGTACAAGACGATTACCAATAGTCATTGGGATGTTTGAGGCTCAGGCGATAGCCATTGAGATTGAAAAAATCATCCCCAATCGTCCAATGACACACGATTTGTTTAAGTCTTTTTCCAGTAATTTTAATTTCAAAATTGATCATATTTTGATCTCAGATATGCGAGAAGGTGTTTTTTATGCTAAAATCATCTGTCGCAGTGGCTCTAAAATTGTAGAAATTGATTCTCGTCCCTCTGATGCGATCGCTATTGCTGTTCGCTTTGATTCTCCCGTCTATTGTATTTCCAAAGTAATGGAAGAAGCGGGTTTGGAATCCAATGATGAAGAGGAGAAGAAAAAAGAAGAATCAAAAGTAAGTTCGAGAAAATCAGAGTCTAGTAAAAGTTCTGATGGATTGAAGGACTTTAGTTTAGACAAACTTAATCAATTACTCGAAAAGGCCATTCACGATGAAGATTACGAAAGGGCCGCACGAATCAGAGACGAAATCAATAGACGAAACTAA